The genomic stretch AGGCTGAAGCGGAAGCTACCAAAGCAAAAGACGCCAAACTGCTGGAAGAATATATTGCCAAGAACAAACTGCAGGTAGGTAAAACTGCCAATGGCGTGTATTATGAGATCCAGTCTGCCGGCAGCGGCCCCACTGCTGACTCCGGTAAAATGGTGTCCATCAAATACACTGGTTATACCCTTGAAGGAAAATATTTCGACTCCAATATGGACAGCACCAAACAGGTGAACAAACACCCCCTGGATCCCTTTACTTTCCAGGCCGGCGTTCAGGGTGCTATCCAGGGTATGCTGGAAGGCGTTACCCATTTCAAAAAAGGCGATAAAGGCCGTCTGCTGATCCCCAGCTCCCTGGCCTATGGTCCCAATCCTCCTCCCGGTGGCACTATCAAAGCCAATGAAGTGCTGATCTTCGACATCGAGATCGTGGACGTAAAGGAAAGGGAAAACGCCATGGCGCCTCCTCCGCCGCCACCTCCTTCCGGAAGGCCTTCAGCAATGCCACAAAGAAGATAACAGCTTAATTGCACGCTATAAAAAAACGGGCCGTCTCAAAAATGAGACGGCCCGTTTTTTTATAGAGCAGGCCGCTGTCGCAGTCCGGTACTTGTTCAGGCGATCCTACAAACCCGTTCCCACCTTCACCGCTTCCCACAGCTTTACCGCTTCCACCGCTTCCTTCACATCATGCACCCGCAGGATGGAAGCGCCGTTCATCAGGCCCACCGTATTCAGCACAGTAGTGCCATTCAGGGCGGCATCTGCCGTAATACCCAGCTGCCTGTAGATCATACCTTTCCTGGAAACACCCACCAGCAGTGGCTTTCCAAGCATCTTCAATAAGGAAAGGTTCCTGAGCAGCTCATAGTTCTGGGGAAGGGTCTTGGCAAAACCAAAGCCGGGATCAATAATGATATCCCGGATGCCCAGCGCCTCCAGCCGCGCCACCAGCGCTATGAAATGATCCAGCACTTCCCGGGTCACATCGGTATAGTCAGTCTGCTCCTGCATGGTGTCAGGCGTCCCCCGCATATGCATACAGATATAGGGCGAACCAAGCGATGCCACGGCCGGCAACAGCTCCGGGTCCAGGCTGCCGCCGCTGATATCATTCACAATGGCCACACCGGCCTCCACTGCCTGTCGCGCTACCGAAGCGTAATAGGTATCGATGGATAAAAAGGCCTCCGGAAAATGATCCAGCAGCTGCCGGATAGCAGGCAGCACCCTGGCCGCTTCCTCTTTCTCCGAAACCCGCTCACTGCCGGGTCGGGTACTCTGCCCGCCAATATCCAGGATGGCGGCGCCTTCTGCCAAAAGCCGCCCGGCCTGCTGTACCAGCGCATCCCCGTTAAACCGGCTGCCGCTGAAGAAGGAATCAGGTGTAACATTGATAATGCCCATCACCAATGGTTTGTCTACCACCAGCAACCTGCCTTGACAATTCAGTGTAAACATTTAACCTTTGTTCGTTATTTTTGGCGCTAAAGGTACATTCATCGATCATATGACCAATCAACAATACGACGCAGCAGTACAATTGTGCAGGGATATATTTGTCAGGAAGGCCACCGATTATGGTACTTCCTGGCGGGTATTGCGTCCCATCTCTATTGCAGACCAGCTCTTCATAAAAGCGCAGCGCATCCGTACCATCCAGGAAAAAAAGGTGCAGAAAGTAGGGGAGGACATCACCGGTGAGTTCAGGGCCATGGTCAACTATGGCATTATTGGGCTGATACAGCTGGAACTGCAGCAGACGGGTACGGAAGACCTGCCCGTAGCTGAAGTGGAAAGGTTATATGATGAGCAGATGGGTAATACCCGTCAGCTCATGCTGAACAAGAACCATGACTATGGCGAAGCCTGGCGCGAACTGAGCCAGGAAAGCATTACGGACCTGATCCTGGTGAAACTCCTGCGCATCCGGCAGATACTGCAGAACGATGGCAGGACCCTGATCAGTGAAGGCATTGACGCCAACTATGCAGACATTATCAATTATTCCATTTTTGCCCTGATCCTGATTGCTGAAGGCAAACACGCAGGCTGATGCATACAGCTGTCGTCAAAACAAAAATGGTCTTTACACGTTAGCAGCTATTGAACAAACACGATCATGAAAAAAGCACTCACCATCATCAGGATCTTTGTAGGCGTTCTCTTTATTTTCTCCGGACTGGTGAAAGCCAACGACCCCCTCGGCCTCAGCTATAAAATGCAGGAGTTCTTCGAGATCTGGGGCTGGCATTTCCTGAACGACTATACCCTTGCGCTCTCCATTGCCATGAACGCCTTCGAGATCATAGCCGGGGTGGCAGTACTGGTGGGCTGGCAGATGCGCCTCTTCAGCTGGCTGCTATCGCTCCTGATCGTCTTTTTCACCTTCCTCACCGGTTATGCGCTCTTCTCCGGTAAGGTCCGGGAATGCGGCTGCTTTGGCGACTGCATCCCCTTAACATCCGATCAGTCCTTTATGAAAGACCTGCTGCTGCTGGTCCTGATCGGTATCATCTTTTATTACCGCAATACCATTAAACCCGCCACCGGCAAAGTAGGCAGTATAGTGATCCTTTTCTTTACCACTGTGCTGTCCCTGGCCCTCCAGTTCTACGTACTGGAATACCTGCCCCTGGTAGACTGCCTGCCCTATAAAAAAGGCAATAATATTCCCGGGAAAATGAAAGCGCCCCCCGGCGCCATCCCCGATAGCACCGTCATCACTTTTGTATACACCAAACAGGGCAAGGAGATAGAATTCACCGCAGACGCCTTCCCCGATGATTTTGATGAAGAGACCTACAGCTTCGTAAAACGATACGATAAGGTGGTGCGCAAAGGCAATGCAGAAGTGAAGATCAAGGACTTCATCCTGAAGACAGTGGCCGGTAATGATACCACCCAGGCCCTGCTGGCGGAAGACAGGTACCAGCTCTACCTCTTCCTCAAGAACGATTATAACCAGAGCCAGTGGATGGAATACCTTAAACTGGTCATGCACACCGCCGGCCAGAAACAGATCCCGGGTTTCATTGTCACCAGTATTCCTTTTGAAACACTGACCAGCAATCCGCCCGATGTATTCCGGCTCTTTACACCGCTGGCCTGCGATGCCGTAGCTATTAAGACTGCAGCCCGCGCCAACCCGACGCTGTTCCTTATTAAGAACGGTACGGTGATAGACAAATGGTCTTATGCCGACCTGGAACGCGCCGTGGGCGCCGTTCAGAAACTACCCTGATCAATTTAAATATGATCCAATACATCACCAGGAAAGCTTTGTACGGATTGCTCGTCATGCTGGGCGTGGTGATAGTGGTGTTTTTTCTCTTCCAGGGTTTTGGTGATCCTGCCCGCCTGGTCATGGGCCAGCGAGCCGATGCCGCTACCCAGGAGAATATCCGCCGGGAACTCTACCTGGACCAGCCCACCTGGAAGCAGTTTGTACTTTACCTCAATGATGTATCACCCGTTGCCATTCATGATAAAGAAAGCATTGAACGGAAAGACCTGCATGGTCTCTTTATTGGCGGCGATACAAAGCTGGCGTTGAAACTGCCTTACCTGCGCCGTTCCTACCAGACCAAAAAGCCGGTCTGGAACGTCCTGACGGAAGCCCTTCCCGGAACCCTGATCCTGGCCTCGGCCGCCATGCTGCTGGCCGTGGTCCTCGGCATCCCGCTGGGTATCCTGGCCGCAGTCAGACGGGATACCTGGATGGATACTTCCGCCATCTTCACCAGCGTGCTGGGCATCTCGGCCCCATCCTTTTTTATGGGCATTGTGATAGCCTATATTTTCGGTTTCCTGCTCAGTGATTATACCGGCCTGCATATGACCGGCAGCTGGTTTGACATTGATGAGAATACTGGTGAACGTTATGGCTCCCTGCAAAACCTGGTACTGCCAGCCTTTACACTGGGCATCAGGCCCCTGGCCATTATCACGCAGCTGACCAGGAGCGCTATGCTGGATGTCCTGAACCAGGACTATATCCGCACTGCTTATGCCAAGGGGCTTTCCCGGGCGCGCATTATCTGGAAACACGGGCTGCGCAATGCACTGAACCCGGTGGTGACGGCTGTTACCGGCTGGTTTGCGGAATTGCTGGCCGGCGCCTTCTTTGTAGAATATATCTTTGGCTGGAAAGGGATCGGAAAAGTAACGGTGGATGCGCTGGAGAAACTGGATTTCCCGGTAGTGATGGGCTCCGTACTGGTCTCTTCTTTCTTTTTTATAGTGGTAGGCATTCTGGCCGACCTCCTCTATGGCTGGATAGATCCGCGCGTGCGCTTACAATAAATCGTTTTAGTGGATCACCACATCCTTCACCACATTTTCTCCCAATTCTTCATTGACACGCTGGATGATCTTGTCTTTCTGGAACAGCAGTTCCTGTTTCAGCGGGGCCATGGAAGTGGTGATATGCAGGATCTTGTTATAGATCTGGATCTTCTCCGTGTATTTGGCAATGGTCTTGCCCATGATCTGCTCCCAGACATCTTCAATCTGTAAAGCCTGGATGGAGCCTTTGAGACGGCTATGCTGCAGGAAGTATTTGAGGGCGTCGCCCAGTGAGTATTCACCCATGACTGCAAGGTAAAACTATTATCGGAAAACTCAGCTCAGGTTGATGACCTGGTAACGCAGGCCCAGGTCGTCAAAATGTTTCTCCACGCGTTCGGGATGCGTGTCTGTAATGAACAGCTGTCCGTTGTTCTGCACACATACCCAGTCCAGCAGGTTATGCATGCGCTGTTCATCCAGCTTTTCAAATACATCATCCAGCAGCAGGAGCGGGGCAAAGCCTTTGTGGGCGCGGATGGTCTCAAACTCCGCCAGCTTAAGCGCAAAGAGCAGGCTCTTGCGCTGGCCCTGGGAAGCAATGTTCTTGAAAGGCTGGCCAGCCAGCTGGATGGCCAGATCGTCCTTATGGATACCGCCATTGGTTCGTTGCAGCATAAAGTCTTTCTGGCGCAGGCCCTGGAGCAGGGCAGGGAAGGGCTGCTGCAGCAACTGGCTTTCATACTGAAGTTCCGGCACTTCATTGGCGCCGGCAATATGCTGGTAGAATTTTTTAACGGCGGGCAGCAGTTCCGTCATGAAGCGCTGGCGTTCCTGGAAAATATACTGGCCGTATTTCACCAGCTGGGCATCATAGATCTCCAGCAGGCTGGTATCGGCCACGGGCAAACCGGCCTGTGCCTTTAGAAAGCCG from Candidatus Pseudobacter hemicellulosilyticus encodes the following:
- a CDS encoding FKBP-type peptidyl-prolyl cis-trans isomerase, translating into MKKSAIILSTLLVAILFAACSGGSFKKTRSGLLYKIISTDKSQPVVKRGNILKLHFVQKVRDSVLGESFGKMPYYAPVDSVGSVYNPAEVFPLVRKGDSVVVVLMADTLAKKGAQLPPFITRKDKITLSFKIIDVFTSDSLADVDRQAEMTKEQQRVQAEAEATKAKDAKLLEEYIAKNKLQVGKTANGVYYEIQSAGSGPTADSGKMVSIKYTGYTLEGKYFDSNMDSTKQVNKHPLDPFTFQAGVQGAIQGMLEGVTHFKKGDKGRLLIPSSLAYGPNPPPGGTIKANEVLIFDIEIVDVKERENAMAPPPPPPPSGRPSAMPQRR
- the folP gene encoding dihydropteroate synthase; the encoded protein is MFTLNCQGRLLVVDKPLVMGIINVTPDSFFSGSRFNGDALVQQAGRLLAEGAAILDIGGQSTRPGSERVSEKEEAARVLPAIRQLLDHFPEAFLSIDTYYASVARQAVEAGVAIVNDISGGSLDPELLPAVASLGSPYICMHMRGTPDTMQEQTDYTDVTREVLDHFIALVARLEALGIRDIIIDPGFGFAKTLPQNYELLRNLSLLKMLGKPLLVGVSRKGMIYRQLGITADAALNGTTVLNTVGLMNGASILRVHDVKEAVEAVKLWEAVKVGTGL
- a CDS encoding DUF1599 domain-containing protein produces the protein MTNQQYDAAVQLCRDIFVRKATDYGTSWRVLRPISIADQLFIKAQRIRTIQEKKVQKVGEDITGEFRAMVNYGIIGLIQLELQQTGTEDLPVAEVERLYDEQMGNTRQLMLNKNHDYGEAWRELSQESITDLILVKLLRIRQILQNDGRTLISEGIDANYADIINYSIFALILIAEGKHAG
- a CDS encoding DoxX family protein, which encodes MKKALTIIRIFVGVLFIFSGLVKANDPLGLSYKMQEFFEIWGWHFLNDYTLALSIAMNAFEIIAGVAVLVGWQMRLFSWLLSLLIVFFTFLTGYALFSGKVRECGCFGDCIPLTSDQSFMKDLLLLVLIGIIFYYRNTIKPATGKVGSIVILFFTTVLSLALQFYVLEYLPLVDCLPYKKGNNIPGKMKAPPGAIPDSTVITFVYTKQGKEIEFTADAFPDDFDEETYSFVKRYDKVVRKGNAEVKIKDFILKTVAGNDTTQALLAEDRYQLYLFLKNDYNQSQWMEYLKLVMHTAGQKQIPGFIVTSIPFETLTSNPPDVFRLFTPLACDAVAIKTAARANPTLFLIKNGTVIDKWSYADLERAVGAVQKLP
- a CDS encoding ABC transporter permease, which codes for MIQYITRKALYGLLVMLGVVIVVFFLFQGFGDPARLVMGQRADAATQENIRRELYLDQPTWKQFVLYLNDVSPVAIHDKESIERKDLHGLFIGGDTKLALKLPYLRRSYQTKKPVWNVLTEALPGTLILASAAMLLAVVLGIPLGILAAVRRDTWMDTSAIFTSVLGISAPSFFMGIVIAYIFGFLLSDYTGLHMTGSWFDIDENTGERYGSLQNLVLPAFTLGIRPLAIITQLTRSAMLDVLNQDYIRTAYAKGLSRARIIWKHGLRNALNPVVTAVTGWFAELLAGAFFVEYIFGWKGIGKVTVDALEKLDFPVVMGSVLVSSFFFIVVGILADLLYGWIDPRVRLQ
- a CDS encoding DUF721 domain-containing protein; its protein translation is MGEYSLGDALKYFLQHSRLKGSIQALQIEDVWEQIMGKTIAKYTEKIQIYNKILHITTSMAPLKQELLFQKDKIIQRVNEELGENVVKDVVIH
- the recF gene encoding DNA replication and repair protein RecF (All proteins in this family for which functions are known are DNA-binding proteins that assist the filamentation of RecA onto DNA for the initiation of recombination or recombinational repair.) is translated as MLQLQTISLLQFKNYAEQRFNFSERIVSICGRNGMGKTNLLDAIYYCCFTKSYFARSDSQNVQHQASGFRIEAGFLQDGQSRQVVCILRETGRKEVQVDGEVYEKFAQHIGRFPCVIIAPDDTRIIMEGSEERRRYLDALLSQLDPAYLQHLMDYNKVLQQRNGFLKAQAGLPVADTSLLEIYDAQLVKYGQYIFQERQRFMTELLPAVKKFYQHIAGANEVPELQYESQLLQQPFPALLQGLRQKDFMLQRTNGGIHKDDLAIQLAGQPFKNIASQGQRKSLLFALKLAEFETIRAHKGFAPLLLLDDVFEKLDEQRMHNLLDWVCVQNNGQLFITDTHPERVEKHFDDLGLRYQVINLS